The DNA sequence gcactcatttctgcaataaacaactatactctgctatggtcagatatggaattagccacaaagtggcaactccgtatcatccacagacaaatgggcaagcagaggtctctaacagagaactaaaaagaatcctagaacggactataatggcccgaagaaaggattgggcaaagagcttggatgatgctctgtgggcatacagaacagcattcaagactcctataggcacctctccataccaattggtgtatgggaaggcctgccatttgcctgtggaactggaacataaagcctactgggcaaccagattcctaaacatggatgcacagttagctggtgaaaaaagactgctacagctgaatgagctagaggagttcagactcaatgcctttgaaaatgcaaaaatttataaggaaaaggcaaagaaatggcatgacaggaaattgtcaaccagagtctttgagccaggacaaaaagttctgctcttcaactctaggctcaaactgtttccaggaaaactcaaatcccgttggggggtccatatgtgattacaggagtgtcaccatatggatatgttgagcttcaggatattgattctgataagaagttcattgttaatggacagagaatcaaacactatcttgaaggaaactttgagcaggagtgctcaaaactgagactagagtgattctcagtgaaagtccagctaaagacagtaaagaagcgcttactgggaggcaacccagtcattagtaggttgtatgattgttcttacagaggcaaatatcaaaaaatgaaggaattcacagagttacagaaggattcagctcaaaaagcagagaaaatgagcttactggcgaaaaaaaaacgccagtaaggtgcattttgggcgttaaacgccagaatgggtaccattctgggcgtttaacgccagtaatggtaccattctgggcgttaaacgccagaatgggtaccattctgggcgtttaacgccaggtgtgcagcatcactgggcgttcagaaaaatgcccagtgaggaaggttttctggcgtttaacgccagccagggtacctggctgggcgttaaacgcccaaaaagggtgccaagtgggcgttaaacgccagaatgggtgccattccgggcgtttaacgccagaaaggtgggggggaccacatttttgttttcaactcaaattttttcaaactttcctctttttacccataatcttctacataaatgcacttcaacctttcatcattcacttttaaatcttcacaaatcaaaaccattcttcaaatctatttcaaaataatctcaaatcttcttcaaaaactcacccttttctcaaattttttcaaaatcttttcaaatttcctttcaaatctctcttttgttttcgaaattctcctccccccactctataaatgaacgttcctcacccctccttcctcacaccattcgaatttcctctctctctctctctctcttctcttctttcttttctttttgcttgaggacaagcaaaacctctaagtttggtgtgcttttccgtgatcactaagctaagatctatcaagatcatggctcccaagggaaaacaaaccaactcaagaggaaagaaagagactaatccaaagaatctttggaatgaagagaagttcttaaccaaagaacatgaagaccattatcacaaaataatgggtctgaggtcagtgatcccggaagttaaatttgatctgaaagaagatgaatatccggagatccaagaacaaattcgaaacagaggttgggaagttctgaccaatcctgagacaaaggttggaaggaacatggttcaggaattctactcaaatctgtggctaacagataagcaaagaatgactggaaccgcttaccatacccacagaaccatggtcagagggaaagttatgtacttccatctggacaaaataagagaaatcttcaaactacctcaactacaagatgatcctgattccttcaataggaggatggtgagagtagataaagggttggatcaagttctagaggacatctgcctccctgggactaagtggataaccaattcaaagggtgtcccaaaccaactcaagaggggagacctcaagccaattgcaagaggttggctagactttattgggcattccatattgcccactagcaaccgttctgaggtcaccatcaagagagcagtgatgattcactgcattatgcttggaaaaaagtggaggttcatcatgtgattgcttgtgagatctacaccattgcaaataagaattccactgaggccaaactggcttacccaagcttgatttccttgctctgtaaagaggctggggtgaagatgggagtagatgagttcatacccattgaacacccaatcaccaagaagtcaatggaaggacaagtgcaagacaactccatcaagaggagggcgcaggaattcctccctgaattcccaagaattgactactggtccagcctagaagcatctattaaaaagctgcaagagactatggagcaactgaaggaagaacagcagaatcagaattgcatgctctgcaaattgctgaaggaacaagagaagcaggggcgtgaactccaagagttgaaacgccaaaagctctcctctcaagctgagggagcatccacttctcaaaatcaaggttgttgagtcctaactctgtgaaaacctctatcattaggagcctctgtttttcgttttttttttattttcctttattttgtttttatttttcgtttttctagtctcattctatatctatttttgagtcttgtttttaattcataattaataaaattaaagttatgccttaaagttatgaatgtcctatgaatccatcacctctcttaaaagaaaaaatgctttaatcacaaaagaacaagaagtacaggatttcgaaatttatctctgaaactagttgaattagtttgatgtggtgacaatacttttgttttctgaatgaatgcttgaacagtgcatatgtctcttgaatttgttgtttttaagaatgttaaatttgttggctcttgaaagaatgaggagaaagagaactgttattgaggatctgaaaaatcatcaaattgattcttgaagcaagaaaaagtagtgaatacaaaaaaaaaaaaaaatttcgaaaaaaaaagagaaaagaaaaagaaaaagaaaagaaatagagttgtgatccaaggcaataagagtgtgcttaagaaccctggacacctctaattggggactttagcaaagctgagtcacaatctaacaaggttcacccaattatgtgtctgtggcatgtatgtatccggtggtaatactggaagacagagtgctttgggccacagccaagactcatacataagctatgttcaagaatcatcattcttaactaggagaatcaataacactatctgagttctgagttctcatagatgccaatcattctgaacttcaaaggatagagtgagatgccaaaactgttcggaggcaaaaagctactagtcccgctcatctaattggaactatgtttctttgatattttggagtctatagtatattctcttctttttatcctattttgattttcagttgcttggggacaagcaacaatttaagtttggtgttgtgatgagcggataatttatatgctttttggcattgtttttagtatgtttttggtagttttagttgagtttttattatatttttattagtttttagttaaaattcacttttctggactttactatgagtttgtgtgtttttctgtgatttcaggtattttctgactgaaattgaaggttctgagcaaaaatttgatccagagactgaaaaggactgcagatgctgttggattctgacctccctgcactcgaagtatattttctggagctacagaagcccaattggcgcgctctcaacggcattggaaagtagacatccagggctttccagcaatatataatagtccatactttgcccaagatttgatggcccaaacctgcgtagcaatccggcctcagaaattccagcgttaaacgccggaactggcataaaacttggagttaaacgcccaaactggcatgagaactggcgtttaactccagaaaacgtctctacacataaaagcttcaatgctcagcccaagcacacaccaagtgggcccggaagtggatttttctgtcatttactcatttctgtaaaccttaggatactagtttactacttataggaccttttgactttgtaatccgTACCggatgacctcataacattttgtacacgtttcttttcacagtatgagcctctaaaccccatggttgggggtgaggagctctgctgtgtcttgatggattaatgcaattactactgtttctcattcaatcatgcttgcttccattctaagataatacttgttcttaatccggatgaatgtgatgatcagtgacaatcatcatcattctcaactatgaacatgtacctgacaaccacctctgttctaccttagattaagtagttatctcttggattcttttatcggaatcttcgtggtataagctagactgatggcggcattcaagagaatccggaaggtctaaaccttgtctgtggtattctgagtaggattcaatgactgaatgactgtgacgtgcttcaatctcctgaaggcggggcgttagtgacagacgccaaaagaatcactggattctactccggtctgattgagaaccgacatatggaatgccgtgccatgacagggcattaggaatcgttccaatgagaggatgggaggtagccactgacaacggtgaaaccctacacacagcttgccatggaaggagacttgcgtgtttgatgaagaagacagtaggaaagcagagattcagaagatggagcatctccaaacctcaacctattctccattactgcaaaacaagtaaccatttcatgttcttttactttttacaatcaatcctgataatttctgatatcctgactaagatttacaagataaccatagcttgattcaagccgacaatctccgtgggatcgacccttgctcacgcaaggtattacttggacgacccagtgcacttgctggttagttgtgcgggattgcaaaagtgttattacaatttcgtgcaccacttgcCTTATTGAATAATTGTATCTATATTCTATTTGGGCTAATTGCTTTATCTGTTCTCTCTATTTGTGTAATCTTTGTATTATTTTGTATGTGTTTGACAAATGAGAGATCCCTTATGCTGGCGATGGTGACCCTAAAGATTATTCTTGATGCAATGTGGTGATTGGAGGTTTGTGAAAAATTGAGAATAAATAGATAGATTAGAATATCTTAGGTAAGTTTCTATTTTTTGGTTTAGTAAGAACCCTAGGCTTGGAGCAATGAAACTTTGAAGATTCAGATTGCTTAGAGAGTTCCTATTACCATATATTGTATCGACTCAGCACTTTTACTATACTAGGAACCTGGTGGTTTGGGTTCTCAcccatatattatttttgtttttcagatgcaggtcccAACGCTCCTCAGTGAGTGGGAGTTTTATTTGGAAGATGGCGAAGAAGACGTTTTGCTTCTATTTTGGTTTTAGATACTCTCCTTCTTTTGGAAAAACTCGTATGATGTATTCATTTTGAAAACTTTCTTTTAGAGGCTTTTGATGTATATGTCAAGAGATAGAttatatatatcaaattatattaatattgtaACTCTATCCGGCCTAATCTTTATAAGCCGAGACTAGTAGACAtttatatatacttatatatgTCTCTTTACCCTTATTCTTTCTTCAAGCTTGTAATTATCTACCTTTTTTGACCCGCTTATGTATGTTATCGAATGTGAATGAtcaaaaaattgttttttttatcTGGGGTTTAAATTCCTTTATAGGCTTCTACATTAATATCTCCTTTAATACATAAGAATTTATATATCATCCTGGTGTCATAGCACCAAACTCTCattgaattatgacttaagcataagactttgAAGGGTAGGGTGTTACAGGCTTCATCTGTCTCTACAACCCTGCCATTTCCGAGGAAGTTATCAATTTGAGGGAGGAGGTGCAGAAGCTCACACAGGAGCTTCACGAACAAGCATATCAATCTGAGTAGAGGTACAATGAGCTTCTTGCAAGAGTGAAAAAGACCGTTGCCATTAGCTCAGAGCTGACGGAGAAACTGGAGTGACTAGAGCATTTGCGAGACCAGTTGGAGGTGTACAACGAGCAAATGCACAGTGTACAACGAGCAAATATGTGCTGGAGGCAACGCCGTTGCTAGTACCAGCGGCAATGCGGCTGGTGGGGCACCGAGATCAACACCTAGTCCGCTGCCTCAGTAGGTGGAAGACGACGCGTCGATGACAATAACTAGGATCCGTAGGgtttagaaatttaatttattttatgtctatttcattgtattttacttctttgactttttattatattcaaaccgttgatatttaataaaaataattagttgaTTTCtggtaattttaaatttgtgccCTAATTTtgtaaacaaaaattttaatttgactaGTAATTGTGCACTAATTGTGCAAAAAAAAAGCATACCGTTGAAATTACCGGTAGAATAATCCGATGGTTATTAGACACCAAGAAACATAACATGGTGCCAAAGTTACCGACGGTAACCAACCGctctttataattttaataaaacgtaaaaaaaaatagagtagAGTGACAATTAGATCCTTGAGAGTTTTGATTTTGTACTAATTAGTCCACGAATAAAAAAAGTACCAATTAGATCCTCCACTATAGCAAACGGTGGACACCTTATGTCTTTCCGTTAATTCATCATGTAAAACCTAACACTGATGCTTATGTGTACTATTAACTATAGTGACGTATCTATTTATGGAAGATCTTCATAGATATAACAATTTTTGGAGCAAAACTTTTTCTATATTATTAGGATTTGTAGTAAATAGAGAGTAGTTGATGAATGTTATATGAAAACTCAGATGATAACAAATCCTTCACCgtccaaaatggcaccatttaCTTGCTCATATGGTAGCCACGACACACGTCATTGTAGACAACTGAATATATTAGCAactctattttattttgcaCAATTCATAGATGAAAAGATATAACATGTCCACTTTTTAATATTGTAAATGATCTATAGGAATTAATTAGTctaaagttaaaatttttaaggaCCTAATTGTCACtttactaataaaattataaatttctaaaaaatttagttatttCGTTGGTCcctataattttattgaatttttaattaagtttttatacttttttcttttcaattggaTCCCTATACTATATTAGATTTTGTAAGTAAGTCCTTAGAGTGACAAAAACGTTagaattaacaaaatattctaGTAAATAAAACGAATATATCTGATACTTGactgaatattttattttgtttaataaaatattccgttaattttaacatttttattacGGTGAGAACTTAGTTATAAAATCTAATATGGTATAGAGAttcaattgaaaagaaaaaaaatagagatctcattaaaaatttaatgaaacTATAAAGACcgacagaataattaaactttttttacactaaaattaatataaaaataattttttattaaagcAAAAAGTTATAATTTTCTAAAACATACCATCACTCtcttaaaattatattttgtaccGAAATCTactgaaaataaataattctttGTCAAAATAAAAAGTTCAAAGTTTTTATAACACATATACATCACTCtactaaaattatattttatgccaaaataaatttctaaaatataTTCTTCAGTCACTTAAAATTATAGTTTATACCAAAGtctacaaaaaataattttctgtcaaattaaaaatttataaatttctAAACCATACTTATCATTctttaaaaatgatattttgcacaaaaatcaatataaaaataatttttaaataagaaaaaaatttataaatttcaaAAGCATACTCATCACTCTATTAAAATTATCTTTGCACCAAAgtgtaaaagaaaaatattttaacaaagtaaaaaattataaatttctaaaattatatcCATCActctaataattaaattatattttacgctaaaatcaatctaaaaaaagttttcaataaagtaaaagattacttctaaaatatataaatttttcttttaaaattttgtgcccaggtctacaaaaaaaaataaattttaatgaaagtaaaaaattataaattagtaAAATGTACATACCCACGACTgtctataaatttaatttaaaaccAAAGTTTATATAACAAAAAAACCTTTAGGTTAAAAgcaaaaaattcttaattttaaaaCCTACCTTTCACTCTCTGTATATTTGGCGacaaaatcttcaaaaaataaCTTTTGGTCAAATTAAAAAGTTAAGAGTTTTTAAAACATATCTATCCTTCTcctaataattttatattttgcaCAAAAAacaatactaaaaataattttttataaaaaaattatgaatttctATAACATACTCATTACTGTACTCCattgaaattatattttataccaAAGTCTACAAAAAacattaatcaaaataaaaaatttatacatttttaaaacaaattcatcactcgtataaaattcaattttacatcaaaattgatataaaaataattgttgattaaaACAACTACATTTCTACAACATTTCTATTATTCtcctaataaaattaaactacaaaaaaaaagtacaaCTACGTTAATTTTATCgtcaatttttaatattattttggCTGTCaattttaattgtattttttgtagtgttatatatattaaaatcaatataaataatatttttattaaaacaaaaacttATAAATCCGATCCTATATCCATTACtctgaaaattatattttgtaccaaaatctaaaaaaaaattgtcaaaGTATTTTTTTAGGAAAGCGATAGATATGTTACAAAAATTCATATTTTGAccaaatattttgttttatgatttttgttacaaaatatacTTCTAATAGAGTGATTGATATGTTTTAGAAATACATAACTTttactttaataaaaaattagtttttatactGATTTATgtgtaaaatataattttaggAGAGTAATAAGTAATATTTAGATActtatataactttttattttgattgaaaattatttataaatttttgtatgCTTCTTATGAGCTCAAACAAATAACTTACAAGGTAAAATTTAAATCTTCTCTATTATGTCACTatcaattaatattattaacatacttttttatatttttttatacaaaaaagcTCAACATCCATGTAAAAATTATATAGATGGTATCTAAGTACCTTTCACTTCACGCATTTTTTCTTACCCACACACTTGTTTGTTTTACACGCGCCTCATATAACGTATATAACGTAATCCTTATTTTGCGTGATCAACCTTTCTCAATGTAAATCTTTTTCTATAACGTAAACCTTTTTTGCGTTCTTCTTCttgttattcttcttcttcttcctattctccttcttcttcttcaacctaaTTAAATTTGTTGTTCTCCTCTATTCGCGTTTTTCTTCTCTGCATTATGGATCAGGATTGACTTCAATGTAATTAGCTTCGtcgttcatcttcttcttcgttttcttcttcgatctgtACTTCTgaattgaaacaatgaatgaatCAACTTTAAATCAGTTGAATGAGTGCGATTTGGATAATGCTTCCGAAATGCATCAATTTGATGAGGTATGgattattgaattttgaatcgAATTCAATGGAATGAAATTGCTAATTTTATTTGAAGTGAATTGAATGGACTGAGGTGATCTATAtctgaattgaattaaattgaattgataatatgtAACTGTGAGTAACTGTGAGTGTGAGTAACTGTGAGTAAATGTGAATAACTTTTCGGTTCGGTAAGTACTAAAGAGTTGATTCATCATGTGCATGTGTTCGGTTTGGTATGCAGAAAGGAGTCTAAAAAAACATTAGACGAATATATTCTGTTTTGTTCCCTAAGCACTATATAATTATTTCACCGCAATTAAGATTTGGGTTCACCATAATTAAGATTTCGATTCACCGTGTAGACCAGCTGTGTTGTGGATGAAAAATTTGTCCCAAAGGTGGGAATGATTTTCAAGACATTAGAAGAAGCTGGAAAGTTCTACAAATATTATTCCAAACTTGCCGGTTTTTCTACCAAAATAAGGAACACGACTCGGGACGGAGACAAGATTAAGAATCAACTAATTGTATGCACAAGAGAGGGGGGGTGGAAATCAAAGATATCTCCAACTTTGAAGACAAACCCTTCAGCTGGGTTAAATTGTCCTCCCAGAATTTATGTACACATAATGAAAGATGTTGGTCTTTGGACAATTTCCAAAGTTGTTTTGAATTACTCACATCTTTGTTGTCCAGACCAGGCTGAGATGCTCAAACAACACAGGGAGCTTAGCATGTTCGTGCGTCGCACCATTGAAACCCACGAGGAAGCCGGAATCAGACCGAGTAAAACTTACCAATCATTTGTGGCAACAGCTGGCAGCCACCGTGAACTAGGTTTTATAGAAAAAGACATCAGGAATTACTTCACAAGGGAAGTACAGAATATTTCTGAAGAAGACGATGCCAAAGAATTTGGAAAGTACCTagtaagaatgaaagagaagaaccaaaattttttctttgagCTTAACCTTGAAAGCAATCACTGCATTAAACATGCATTCTGGGCTGATGCAAGAAGCAGGGGTGCATTTGATTATTTCGGAAACATGGTTTCATTTGACACCATCTATAACACAAACAGGTATTCGGTTCtttcaaatatatttttgatgTTATGTGAGTGTATATATTTCGGTTCACTACTGTGTGCTTGTTATTTATGCAGGTACAATTTGGTTTTAGGTTCTTGACGTTgagatttttgctagtaaagaattattaaaaatattcgcgttgtagatacAGCTTccaaactaacagaaatcccttcgtgcaaacgttttggctgtcacaagtaacaaacccctttaaaaattgttaaccgagtatttaaacctcgggttgtcttctcaaggaattgcagggaggtatgttcttattattggttatgaaaaagtgtgtttggggttttggattaaggtaaaaggttagttgggcaatgggcacatgtatattttcaaagcaataaaagtaaatgaatgactgtaaaataaactcttggcaaggtgtaagaactggaagtcctatcctggttatcctgatcagttgtgatgagaattggattcttctcccaccttgttaacctctgactatgaaggtaagttaagtggatgaattaattctgattcctcaggtcctagtctttccttggaaaaggctagagttattgaaatatgaattaatgaaatgaagaaatccaattttcaatcaacaatgagtttgataactctagagtcaccaattatttaaccaaagccaaaaagggaaactatctaaattaaataaaaagcattcatgaataaagcaatcataaactgaaatatctcaaataacattaatttaaaagagtaatctgtaacatggaagagttcataaaataaattgggataaataaaaataaagaaattgggattgagagtcactcttaaaactaagagaactcctaaatcctaatcctaagagagaggagagaacctctctcactaaaaactacatctaaaataataaaaagagaattatgaatagcataattatgaatggatgcattctcccactttatagcctctaatctgtgttctctaggccgaaaactgggtcagaaacagcccagaagtcacatccagcgctttctggtccgtacaggtcgcagaatagtgacgcggccgcatggctcacgcggccgcgcgggttgcgttcctacaaggtcacgcgttcgcgtcgcctggcgttggggcagtgatgagcggataatttatatgctttttagcattgtttttagtatgtttttaatatgttttagttagtttttattacatttttattagtttttagttaaaattcacttttctggactttactatgagtttgtgtgtttttctatgatttcaggtattttctggctgaaattgagggacctgagcaaaaatctgattcagaggctgaaaaggactgcagatgctgttggattctgacctccctgcactcgaagtggattctctggagctacagaagctcaattggcgcgctcttaactgcgttggaaagtagacatcctgggctttccagcaatgcataatagtccatacttttctcgagatttgatggcccaaaccagcgtttcaaatcagctcaaaactacCCAGCATTAAACACCGAAAAtcgcacaagaatgggagttaaacgcccaaactggcacaaaagctggcgtttaactccaagaaaagtctctacacatgaaagcttcaatgctcagcccaagtacacaccaagtgggcccggaagtggatttttatgtcatttactcatttctgtaaaccctaggctactagttctct is a window from the Arachis stenosperma cultivar V10309 chromosome 3, arast.V10309.gnm1.PFL2, whole genome shotgun sequence genome containing:
- the LOC130966058 gene encoding protein FAR1-RELATED SEQUENCE 5-like, with protein sequence MNESTLNQLNECDLDNASEMHQFDETSCVVDEKFVPKVGMIFKTLEEAGKFYKYYSKLAGFSTKIRNTTRDGDKIKNQLIVCTREGGWKSKISPTLKTNPSAGLNCPPRIYVHIMKDVGLWTISKVVLNYSHLCCPDQAEMLKQHRELSMFVRRTIETHEEAGIRPSKTYQSFVATAGSHRELGFIEKDIRNYFTREVQNISEEDDAKEFGKYLVRMKEKNQNFFFELNLESNHCIKHAFWADARSRGAFDYFGNMVSFDTIYNTNRYNLVLGS